The Candidatus Neomarinimicrobiota bacterium genome has a window encoding:
- a CDS encoding TonB-dependent receptor — MKLKSLLIALLCTSFLMAGTTGKIKGTITDEEGAPLIGANVVIENSMMGASSDENGDYYILNVPPGEYTLRVMMIGYSTLAISKVLIITDLTTDLNAKLTMQILESDEEVTVIATRSMIQKDATASAAVIGADVIKDSPIESFQAIIQTKTGVTVDAGGALHFRGGRASEVAYLIDGIPNINPFHQGLGVDIATNAIQELSVITGSFAAEYGQAMSGVVNIVTKDPSHDYTGSLSLMGGDMLSNYNIDDNEKIREEVKPYNLSNLREIEASLSGPIPIINDLKFFTSLRHFNREGTLFGLTKYNSLEERRIAMERGDSLGLLQSEDEQQVFSLNPDTKINAQGKVIYYLNRSMKLQYTALYENDKWKSYSHSRRFIEDGHYQNEKNALNHILKLNHQLSQNTFYSIGLSNTTNEYKYFAYDDINDLRYVSADFYRQDDNYEFYTGGTNNSRYDRVTITNLIQGQLTTQLGSQHEVKMGFDVKRHDFKLEQKSIEVDLRDEPWYDVNNNGSYDEDEPFNDINGNGIWNNATDINGDDIPGNAILPEEDLYANEFHNQPTEFSVFLQDKIELEDLALNVGVRYDYYNTDGKVALDWSDPKPDQVKDATIKTQFSPRFSLAFPITAEGKLFFSYGHFFQMPAYNYLFQNAEFKVLKGVIKTDIGNADLKPQKTISYEVGFEQALTTHSAIYLKLFYRDMRNLLGQKVYVLPGGSDSYALFINRDWGNVKGITASFDQRFSNAISGAIDYTYMVAAGNASDPTQGRSDYRYTSEPLRQVVPLDWDQTHAFRFVMNIGEPGDWRISSIGKIETGYPYTPSDVNATVQVAEENSARKPTQMNLDINAYKNLDISGLNIQLFVKVYNVFDYENQNYVWDSSGSADYSLGRYGDEATPQWINRPNWYSTPRRVYMGLKYEF; from the coding sequence ATGAAGTTAAAAAGCTTACTAATAGCCCTGTTATGCACATCTTTTTTAATGGCGGGTACCACCGGCAAGATTAAGGGAACCATCACTGATGAAGAGGGTGCGCCATTAATCGGTGCCAATGTTGTTATTGAGAATTCAATGATGGGAGCTTCATCTGATGAGAATGGGGATTATTATATCCTGAATGTTCCCCCGGGTGAATACACACTCAGGGTTATGATGATAGGATATAGCACCTTAGCCATCTCAAAAGTGTTAATCATTACTGACCTCACAACTGACCTCAATGCAAAATTAACCATGCAAATTTTAGAGTCAGACGAAGAAGTAACTGTCATCGCTACTCGTTCCATGATTCAGAAAGATGCCACGGCCAGCGCTGCCGTCATCGGCGCAGATGTTATCAAAGATTCACCTATTGAATCGTTTCAAGCCATCATCCAAACTAAAACAGGCGTAACCGTAGACGCTGGTGGTGCACTGCACTTTAGAGGCGGTAGAGCAAGTGAGGTAGCCTATCTCATCGATGGTATCCCGAATATCAATCCCTTCCATCAGGGCTTGGGAGTGGATATCGCCACCAATGCCATTCAAGAATTATCAGTTATCACAGGTTCATTTGCAGCAGAATATGGACAGGCAATGTCAGGTGTTGTGAACATCGTGACAAAAGACCCCAGCCACGACTATACAGGATCCCTGTCGCTTATGGGTGGTGATATGCTGTCAAACTACAATATTGATGATAATGAAAAGATCAGGGAAGAGGTCAAACCCTACAACCTGAGCAATCTAAGAGAGATAGAAGCTTCCCTCTCTGGTCCAATTCCAATAATTAATGATTTAAAATTTTTTACATCCCTCAGGCATTTTAATCGCGAGGGAACGCTCTTTGGTCTCACCAAGTATAATTCCCTTGAAGAGCGTCGTATAGCTATGGAACGTGGTGACTCACTGGGACTGTTACAGTCGGAAGATGAACAGCAGGTCTTCTCACTCAATCCCGACACGAAAATTAATGCTCAGGGAAAGGTGATTTATTATTTGAATCGATCTATGAAACTGCAATACACAGCCCTCTATGAAAACGATAAGTGGAAAAGTTATTCTCACTCCCGCAGATTCATTGAAGATGGTCACTATCAGAATGAGAAAAATGCCCTCAATCATATTTTAAAATTGAATCACCAATTGAGTCAAAATACCTTCTACTCCATTGGTCTATCCAATACTACAAACGAATACAAATACTTTGCCTACGATGATATCAATGATCTTCGATATGTTTCTGCCGATTTTTATCGTCAAGATGATAATTATGAATTTTATACCGGTGGCACGAACAACTCCAGATATGATCGAGTCACCATTACCAACCTCATACAGGGACAGTTAACTACCCAGCTTGGCTCACAACATGAAGTCAAGATGGGTTTCGATGTTAAACGCCATGATTTTAAGCTTGAACAAAAATCCATCGAAGTTGATTTGAGGGATGAGCCATGGTATGATGTTAATAACAACGGATCATACGATGAAGATGAACCTTTTAATGACATCAATGGGAATGGTATCTGGAACAATGCTACTGACATCAATGGAGACGATATTCCAGGTAATGCAATCCTTCCAGAAGAAGATCTTTATGCCAATGAATTTCATAACCAACCCACTGAGTTTTCAGTATTTCTCCAGGATAAAATAGAACTTGAAGATCTGGCTTTGAATGTTGGGGTCCGATATGACTACTACAATACGGATGGAAAAGTAGCCTTAGACTGGAGTGATCCAAAACCAGATCAGGTTAAGGATGCCACTATAAAGACTCAGTTTAGTCCAAGATTTTCTTTGGCTTTTCCCATTACTGCAGAAGGAAAATTGTTCTTTTCATACGGTCATTTTTTCCAGATGCCTGCCTACAACTATCTGTTTCAAAATGCAGAGTTTAAAGTGTTAAAAGGTGTCATAAAAACTGACATTGGTAATGCAGATTTAAAACCTCAAAAAACGATAAGTTATGAGGTTGGTTTTGAACAGGCATTGACCACGCATTCAGCTATATACTTAAAACTATTCTACCGAGATATGAGAAATTTACTCGGGCAAAAGGTTTATGTATTGCCAGGTGGGTCAGATTCCTATGCCCTGTTTATTAATCGGGATTGGGGGAATGTAAAGGGAATCACTGCTTCATTTGACCAACGATTCTCAAATGCTATCTCAGGAGCAATTGATTACACCTATATGGTCGCAGCTGGAAATGCATCTGATCCAACACAGGGTAGAAGTGACTACCGGTATACTTCTGAACCCCTGAGGCAAGTCGTGCCGCTTGACTGGGATCAAACCCATGCTTTCAGGTTTGTCATGAACATCGGGGAGCCAGGCGATTGGAGAATCAGTTCAATTGGTAAAATTGAGACCGGATACCCTTATACACCATCTGATGTAAACGCAACAGTCCAGGTTGCCGAGGAAAATTCAGCTCGCAAACCCACTCAGATGAATCTGGATATTAATGCATATAAGAACTTGGACATAAGTGGCCTGAACATTCAGCTATTTGTAAAAGTCTACAATGTGTTTGACTATGAGAATCAAAATTATGTGTGGGATAGTTCTGGTAGCGCAGATTACTCGCTGGGCCGCTATGGGGACGAAGCAACCCCCCAATGGATAAATCGACCAAATTGGTATTCCACACCAAGACGCGTATATATGGGTCTCAAGTACGAATTCTAG
- a CDS encoding VCBS repeat-containing protein → MKSKLLLISAIVILMAFSVSAQESWGTGWSTDFEVSVHDGSPYGVDGVLVSDEISSGWDIDADGNLEFLVLTDNSNPNGGGPEYPTGISLWLYEANASGGYDLAWSYWDTTLYTGGASFPTHTVGDLDGDGNAEILVGIPYGSGNPPDGSNPARFLVFEGPVLPSTPTATWNFGVSVGSNTRPSGMSVGDFDGDSEQEVAMGFRSFSDAAVNDAMMIFSLNGAYLGGFTQWTEELLDTLSDVNSIYAVATSDLDGDGIEEAFFSSFSRDKAYIFEGNGTPDTYNMNTVVGDPYWLGGLHSAYAWDADGDGSTEMFVGNGQQKFVIIDGVTDAMTFDSSYVHQIDGPGTGFRGMAVGDFDGDNKVDVFSGDNYLTSVTRWEWDGVNALTDSASWVKSEVYQQDTSGAARTYYVSFGGSASNGGTSSDLNGDGFPDLCVAYEDGDSTATSYVVILSNNGTTAIAGGFGSQMLNSYKLSQNFPNPFNPTTSIQYDMSIAGDVTLDIYDLQGRLVNTIVSGHRESGSYTATWNGLSASGTPAASGIYVYTLKTNGVSISKQMTFLK, encoded by the coding sequence ATGAAGTCTAAGTTACTTTTAATTTCCGCTATTGTCATTCTAATGGCTTTCAGCGTATCAGCTCAAGAATCCTGGGGTACCGGATGGAGCACAGATTTTGAGGTTTCAGTCCATGACGGATCACCGTATGGCGTTGATGGTGTCCTCGTTTCAGATGAGATTTCATCTGGATGGGATATCGATGCCGATGGAAATCTGGAATTTTTGGTTTTAACCGATAATTCAAATCCAAACGGTGGTGGACCAGAATATCCTACTGGTATTTCCCTATGGCTGTACGAAGCCAATGCCTCTGGTGGCTATGATCTTGCATGGTCATATTGGGATACCACCTTGTATACAGGTGGAGCAAGCTTTCCAACTCATACTGTTGGCGATTTAGATGGTGATGGGAATGCAGAAATCCTGGTAGGTATTCCTTATGGATCTGGTAACCCTCCTGATGGCAGTAATCCTGCTCGTTTTCTAGTGTTTGAAGGTCCAGTACTTCCAAGTACTCCAACTGCTACGTGGAACTTTGGCGTGTCCGTTGGTTCAAATACCAGACCCTCAGGTATGTCCGTTGGCGATTTTGATGGCGATTCAGAACAAGAAGTTGCCATGGGATTTAGAAGCTTCAGTGATGCAGCTGTTAATGATGCCATGATGATCTTTTCATTAAATGGTGCCTATCTGGGAGGATTTACGCAGTGGACTGAGGAATTACTGGACACCCTGAGTGATGTAAATAGTATTTATGCTGTTGCTACATCCGATTTAGACGGTGATGGAATTGAGGAAGCATTTTTCTCATCCTTCAGTAGGGACAAGGCTTATATCTTCGAAGGTAACGGAACTCCAGATACCTACAACATGAACACTGTTGTTGGTGATCCCTACTGGCTGGGTGGTTTACACTCTGCCTATGCCTGGGATGCTGACGGTGATGGTTCCACTGAAATGTTTGTTGGTAATGGTCAGCAGAAGTTCGTTATCATTGATGGCGTAACAGATGCCATGACTTTTGACAGCAGTTATGTTCATCAAATCGATGGTCCAGGAACCGGTTTTCGTGGAATGGCCGTTGGTGATTTCGATGGAGATAACAAAGTTGACGTATTTAGTGGTGATAACTACCTCACCAGTGTAACTCGTTGGGAATGGGATGGGGTTAACGCTCTGACTGATTCTGCATCTTGGGTCAAATCAGAAGTATATCAACAGGATACTTCAGGTGCTGCTCGTACCTATTACGTATCCTTTGGTGGTTCAGCTTCAAACGGTGGAACCAGCTCTGATCTGAATGGCGATGGTTTTCCTGATCTTTGTGTTGCTTACGAAGATGGTGATTCAACGGCCACTTCCTATGTAGTAATATTGTCCAATAATGGCACAACTGCCATCGCAGGCGGTTTTGGTAGCCAAATGCTCAATAGCTACAAGCTATCTCAGAACTTTCCAAATCCTTTCAATCCAACAACCAGTATCCAGTATGATATGAGTATTGCAGGTGATGTAACACTCGATATTTATGATCTTCAAGGAAGATTAGTAAATACTATTGTCTCTGGGCACCGGGAAAGTGGTAGCTATACTGCTACATGGAATGGTTTAAGTGCTTCAGGAACTCCTGCTGCTAGTGGTATATATGTATATACACTAAAAACAAACGGAGTCTCAATTTCCAAGCAGATGACTTTTCTTAAATAG